From Coturnix japonica isolate 7356 chromosome 1, Coturnix japonica 2.1, whole genome shotgun sequence, the proteins below share one genomic window:
- the ZYX gene encoding zyxin isoform X1 yields MASPGTPGTRMTTTVNINISTPSFYNPQKKFAPVVAPKPKVNPFKTGGASESSLPQPPGAGAQRAQIGRVGEIPVALTVEELPLPPPPPPGEDLSFSSNCAFPPPPPPFEEPFPPAPDEAFPSPPPPPPPMFDEGPAPQVRGKMNSIDLEIDSLSLMLEDMEKNDPFKSRITPGSTGSLERPLAPKTHVEISSAPRDPVPPFPSKFTPKPSGSLSSKAPGSDSTPAPAPWAAPQQRKEPLASVPPPPSLPSQPTAKFIQPSAASSPGSKPGATVPVAPSNSTRYPTSLQTQFTAPSPSGPLSRPQPPNFTYAQQRERPQVQEKPVPTEQPAAVKDMHRPSANPPKGNSPLTMKEVEELEMLTQKLMKDMDHPPSVEAATSELCGFCRKPLSRTQPAVRALDCLFHVECFTCFKCEKQLQGQQFYNVDEKPFCEDCYAGTLEKCSVCKQTITDRMLKATGNSYHPQCFTCVMCHTPLEGASFIVDQANQPHCVDDYHRKYAPRCSVCSEPIMPEPGKDETVRVVALEKNFHMKCYKCEDCGRPLSIEADGNGCFPLDGHVLCMKCHTVRAKTAC; encoded by the exons ATGGCTTCTCCAGGTACCCCAGGGACCCGTATGACAACCACAGTCAATATCAACATTTCCACGCCGTCCTTTTACAACCCACAGAAGAAGTTTGCACCTGTAGTTGCCCCTAAACCCAAGGTGAATCCTTTCAAGACTGGGGGTGCATCGGAGTCATCGCTGCCACAACCTCCTGGAGCTGGAGCCCAGCGTGCCCAGATAGGGAGAGTGGGAGAGATCCCCGTAGCTTTGACAGTAGAAG AATTGCCACTGCCGCCTCCTCCCCCACCTGGAGAGGATCTAAGTTTTTCCTCAAACTGTGCTTTTCCTCCACCCCCGCCACCCTTTGAAGAGCCTTTTCCACCAGCCCCAGAtgaagcttttccttctcctcctccacctcctccaccAATGTTTGATGAAGGACCTGCCCCACAG GTGCGTGGCAAGATGAACAGCATTGATCTTGAGATTGACTCATTGTCCTTAATGTTGGAAGACATGGAGAAGAATGACCCCTTCAAATCCCGG ATAACTCCAGGATCCACAGGTTCACTGGAGAGACCACTGGCCCCCAAAACTCATGTGGAAATCTCATCTGCACCCAGAGATCCtgttcctccttttccttccaagtTCACTCCCAAGCCAAGTGGTAGCTTATCTTCCAAGGCCCCTGGATCGGATTCAACTCCTGCCCCAGCTCCATGGGCAGCTCCACAGCAGCGCAAGGAGCCCCTAGCATCAGTCCCTCCAcccccctctctcccttctcagCCTACTGCTAAATTCATACaaccctctgctgccagctctcctgGATCCAAACCAGGTGCCACTGTTCCCGTGGCTCCTTCAAACTCTACAAGATATCCTACCTCCCTTCAGACTCAGTTCACCGCCCCTTCACCCTCGGGTCCCTTGTCTCGACCTCAGCCCCCCAATTTCACCTATGCTCAGCAAAGGGAAAGACCTCAGGTGCAGGAGAAACCTGTTCCCACTGAACAACCTGCTGCTGTAAAAGACATG cataGACCCAGTGCAAATCCACCTAAGGGGAACTCTCCGCTAACCATGAAGGAGGTAGAAGAGCTGGAGATGTTGACCCAGAAACTAATGAAGGATATGGACCATCCACCTTCAGTAGAAGCTGCTACTTCTG AGCTCTGTGGCTTCTGTCGGAAGCCCCTGTCACGGACCCAGCCAGCTGTGAGAGCTCTGGACTGCCTTTTCCATGTGGAGTGCTTCACCTGCTTCAAgtgtgagaagcagctgcaggggCAGCAGTTCTACAACGTGGATGAAAAGCCCTTCTGTGAGGACTGCTATGCC GGAACCCTGGAAAAGTGCAGTGTCTGCAAACAGACCATCACGGACCGGATGCTGAAGGCCACCGGTAACTCATACCATCCTCAGTGCTTCACCTGTGTGATGTGCCATACTCCTCTGGAGGGGGCCTCTTTCATAGTGGACCAGGCCAACCAGCCTCACTGTGTGGATGACTACCACAG GAAGTATGCTCCACGTTGCTCAGTGTGTAGTGAACCCATCATGCCAGAGCCTGGGAAAGATGAGACAGTGCGTGTGGTGGCACTGGAGAAAAACTTCCACATGAAATGTTACAAGTGTGAG GACTGTGGGAGGCCCTTATCTATTGAAGCTGATGGAAATGGCTGCTTTCCACTGGATGGGCATGTACTATGTATGAAATGTCACACTGTTCGTGCTAAAACAGCGTGCTGA
- the ZYX gene encoding zyxin isoform X2, whose product MASPGTPGTRMTTTVNINISTPSFYNPQKKFAPVVAPKPKVNPFKTGGASESSLPQPPGAGAQRAQIGRVGEIPVALTVEELPLPPPPPPGEDLSFSSNCAFPPPPPPFEEPFPPAPDEAFPSPPPPPPPMFDEGPAPQITPGSTGSLERPLAPKTHVEISSAPRDPVPPFPSKFTPKPSGSLSSKAPGSDSTPAPAPWAAPQQRKEPLASVPPPPSLPSQPTAKFIQPSAASSPGSKPGATVPVAPSNSTRYPTSLQTQFTAPSPSGPLSRPQPPNFTYAQQRERPQVQEKPVPTEQPAAVKDMHRPSANPPKGNSPLTMKEVEELEMLTQKLMKDMDHPPSVEAATSELCGFCRKPLSRTQPAVRALDCLFHVECFTCFKCEKQLQGQQFYNVDEKPFCEDCYAGTLEKCSVCKQTITDRMLKATGNSYHPQCFTCVMCHTPLEGASFIVDQANQPHCVDDYHRKYAPRCSVCSEPIMPEPGKDETVRVVALEKNFHMKCYKCEDCGRPLSIEADGNGCFPLDGHVLCMKCHTVRAKTAC is encoded by the exons ATGGCTTCTCCAGGTACCCCAGGGACCCGTATGACAACCACAGTCAATATCAACATTTCCACGCCGTCCTTTTACAACCCACAGAAGAAGTTTGCACCTGTAGTTGCCCCTAAACCCAAGGTGAATCCTTTCAAGACTGGGGGTGCATCGGAGTCATCGCTGCCACAACCTCCTGGAGCTGGAGCCCAGCGTGCCCAGATAGGGAGAGTGGGAGAGATCCCCGTAGCTTTGACAGTAGAAG AATTGCCACTGCCGCCTCCTCCCCCACCTGGAGAGGATCTAAGTTTTTCCTCAAACTGTGCTTTTCCTCCACCCCCGCCACCCTTTGAAGAGCCTTTTCCACCAGCCCCAGAtgaagcttttccttctcctcctccacctcctccaccAATGTTTGATGAAGGACCTGCCCCACAG ATAACTCCAGGATCCACAGGTTCACTGGAGAGACCACTGGCCCCCAAAACTCATGTGGAAATCTCATCTGCACCCAGAGATCCtgttcctccttttccttccaagtTCACTCCCAAGCCAAGTGGTAGCTTATCTTCCAAGGCCCCTGGATCGGATTCAACTCCTGCCCCAGCTCCATGGGCAGCTCCACAGCAGCGCAAGGAGCCCCTAGCATCAGTCCCTCCAcccccctctctcccttctcagCCTACTGCTAAATTCATACaaccctctgctgccagctctcctgGATCCAAACCAGGTGCCACTGTTCCCGTGGCTCCTTCAAACTCTACAAGATATCCTACCTCCCTTCAGACTCAGTTCACCGCCCCTTCACCCTCGGGTCCCTTGTCTCGACCTCAGCCCCCCAATTTCACCTATGCTCAGCAAAGGGAAAGACCTCAGGTGCAGGAGAAACCTGTTCCCACTGAACAACCTGCTGCTGTAAAAGACATG cataGACCCAGTGCAAATCCACCTAAGGGGAACTCTCCGCTAACCATGAAGGAGGTAGAAGAGCTGGAGATGTTGACCCAGAAACTAATGAAGGATATGGACCATCCACCTTCAGTAGAAGCTGCTACTTCTG AGCTCTGTGGCTTCTGTCGGAAGCCCCTGTCACGGACCCAGCCAGCTGTGAGAGCTCTGGACTGCCTTTTCCATGTGGAGTGCTTCACCTGCTTCAAgtgtgagaagcagctgcaggggCAGCAGTTCTACAACGTGGATGAAAAGCCCTTCTGTGAGGACTGCTATGCC GGAACCCTGGAAAAGTGCAGTGTCTGCAAACAGACCATCACGGACCGGATGCTGAAGGCCACCGGTAACTCATACCATCCTCAGTGCTTCACCTGTGTGATGTGCCATACTCCTCTGGAGGGGGCCTCTTTCATAGTGGACCAGGCCAACCAGCCTCACTGTGTGGATGACTACCACAG GAAGTATGCTCCACGTTGCTCAGTGTGTAGTGAACCCATCATGCCAGAGCCTGGGAAAGATGAGACAGTGCGTGTGGTGGCACTGGAGAAAAACTTCCACATGAAATGTTACAAGTGTGAG GACTGTGGGAGGCCCTTATCTATTGAAGCTGATGGAAATGGCTGCTTTCCACTGGATGGGCATGTACTATGTATGAAATGTCACACTGTTCGTGCTAAAACAGCGTGCTGA